Genomic window (Vigna radiata var. radiata cultivar VC1973A chromosome 1, Vradiata_ver6, whole genome shotgun sequence):
CGTTAACAGTTAACACCAGGTTAATAGATaattaatagatataaaaaaaagttataatcactatgaaatagtgaaagagatgagggaaaatctcccttgtgttaaatacacacataggattctctatttataatagaagaaatatggactaagcccaaaatacaaataagaaatataaacaagctaataagaaatataaactaactaactaaagataagagataaatataaactaaatataatatttctaacaatCACAATAACAAGAATGAAAGTCTGTTCCAACCAAAATGTGTCATAAACATGTAAACTAAAATGATGTATTGAAAAATTATCTCCTGCCACGTTTACACTGAAAAAGTCATCCATGATGAGCATATGAGAAATCACTACAATAAAAATAAGGCAAGGTCGCGTTACAACATCCATGATATGCATGCATATATCATCCATACTTAAGCAAACACATTGCTATACAACATATATTTGTGAGAGTGTGGTTGAGCACGTGTTTATATCTAAACTCCTAAGAAAACAGTCAACTTATAACTACATTATTGTCAGTCTATCAGCCTCCATTGCACAATGAATCAAGAACATAAAATATGACTCGTCACTAAAGTCCTTTACCCATCAAAAAGGGAAAGCCAAAGATATTTAATCCAAACCAGCCAGGCTAAAAGTTAATAAGCACAAAAGGTGTGAAAACATGCAACTATGAGACAGAGGGTGAGAGAGATGGAAGAAGTGAAAGATAAAGGAAATAAACATGCCTGTTTGAATAGAGTGGCTGTTCCAGACCCTTCCATGCCAAACAACAAAAGTTTCTGAACTCTACCTTGCTCCAAATATTCAGGCACAGATCTTGTTGAATAGTTAGTTGAATTATCTCTGACCCCAGGAGGATTAGCGGGAGGTACAGGCAATGAGAATAATGAACAAATGAAACGAGTGGACGCCTGCCTACCATAAACCAAACTAATATTGTATAAAAAACCAAATTAAGAGGAGAAAAACTTTCAAGCCTAAATTGAACAGAAGTGTATGCTATTATCAGATAAGAGAGAACCTTTCCCCATATGTTCCCCTTAATATTATTTTGCCCTTCCTCTTCATAAGATCCATCTTCATAAACCCAGAAATGGGTATCTCGTGGACATTGAACATTTGCTAACTGAAATGATAACcaacaaattacaaataaatcaaTGAGATGATAAAGGCATTACAAATTGAAACGCAATAGCTTAATGGTATACGATTGGGTCAGTAGggacaacaaagaaaaaattcaaGATTTCTTTCACTTGAGATGGCCTAAATGCATTTAAAAGAGGGAGCATAACTGTCTACTGAAAGGCTCTTGCAGCCTCCTTCGAAGAAAAGCTTCACAAGATCAAGATTTATTTCACGTGATATGGCCTAAATGCATTTAAAAGAAGAACTGTCTACTGAAAGGTCTTTGCAGTCCTCCTTTCATGACAGGCTTCACAAGATCTCAAGTTGTTTTGGCAAGCATGGTTTTCAAAAGATATAAAGGAGCGCAGAATAAGAAAGAGACACAAAAGGAAATTATAAGAGAGCAGGAAAACAAATAAGTTAGAGAAAACAGACATTTTAGGTACAATATGTGAAAACAGACATTTAGGGTACAAATATATGAAAACCAAAACAGCAACAACAAAATTGAAGGGGCCATCATAAAAATCCAAATGAATTTCCTAGGGTTTCATAAGTTGTAAATTGTCAACAAGTAGAGATTATGGTTCCATTAAAATCAGGTAAGCTTATATGCTTgaaaaattttctattaatttaaaagGGAAATgctttgaaaaacaattaatttatgtCCAGGATTAATATCTACTATCTCTAATACTTTACCTAGCAGAGAGAGTAATTTATGTAATGCCTTTCATTCTTGATATCGATAGTAATAGgtataaatttaagtaaaatcCAAACACCTAAATTTTTAGAAACAGAAATGGCCATAAGTTGACTGATAATAGCACGGTCCGTATTCAGTTGTGTTTTTTCCTTAGTTAACCGAATGCGTATAAACTTGTGAAGCACTACAACAATCAATTAGGGTTGCCACGTGGTACTTCACACAACCTTTGTTGAAGCCAAGGCATAGAAAACATTGACGCTCAGCTAAAAAAGTAGGTATCTAGCATTCTAGCCTAGATTCTAGTACATTTACTAACTTCCATGTTCAAATATTTCATTCAGAACCAAATCCAACCCAGATGAAAGCAGGAACCTGATTATTGATTTGATTACCTTTAACATTCTAAGCTCAATCTTTGTTATTTCACGGCCATTCATGTAGACTCTGGTATTTCCATTGCTCGCATCCGTCTGAAGCTTGCCTCCAATATTAAGCTTCGAACTTATTATCTTATCAGGCTTCTCTCCCTCCTGAAATCAATCCAACATATCCAAGTTCAGCAAAACAATAAACCAATCCAATAAAAGTAGCCTATTCATATAACCAAGGACAAACactaaaagaaacacaaaaacacaacatATTGAAGCATTAAAGTTGTTAATAGTTTTCCATTTTCACCTTGCCCCAAAGTCCAGAGTCCTTATCATACCAATACCTCCCGGGCTTCAACTTCTGAGGAGGGATGGGGCAGCCCAGAATCTCAGCCAACTCCTCTTGCCTCAACTGCCTGCCATTCACAATAAGCTGCTCTGGCCTTAGCTGATTAGCAGGACATTCCTTTTCGGCCTTCATAATCTGATTAATCTCCAAAGAACTACACACTTTCGACAACATTCTAGAACACTTCCCCAAACTTGGCCTCTTCGATTCATCAATGGGCTTCCCAATGCAACTCACGCATTTTCTTCCCTCGGGCATAGACCCCATCGCTTTCAGCACACAGTTACTACAGTACCTTGAATCACACACCAAACACGCTTCCTTCTCCTTCAACCTGTTACTATTTCCACATCTGCTACAAATCCACCGCTTCTTATTCCGCGACGGCGACGCGCCCACCGGCGATCCCACCGGCTCCGTCGCAACCGACCTCGGCGACGGAAAATCATCTCCGTCGTCGTCCTCGGAGTCCCTCGGAGTATGAAACGTCACAATCGTCGGACGCTTGCCCGCTCCGGCGCTGCTTCGAGGCACCGGAGCAGAATTCGGCGGAGACTGCTGCTCAGACGCCTCCGAGGCGGAGCTTGCTCCATCTTCGTCGTTAACCTCGCCGGAATAATCAGATCGATAAACCACCTCGCCGCTGCGCGAATCGAACTGCGACTGAGACCTGGAGACCGACGACGACCTCCGGCTCTCCACCGGACTTcttggcggcggcggcggcggcggcgccCGGTCGAAACCGCCGTTGCGGACTCGGCCGAACCGCGAGAACCGCGGATGCACCGGCATGGCGACCGGAATCGAGGCCGACGCGTTGTGATCGGAGACTATTGAAGCCGTCCGAATCGGTACGGCGACGGCGGAGGCGGTGGCACCGATTTCGAGTGGATCGACCTTGGGAACGTCGTATGGAACCGGAGGACCTTCGTACTCGACAGCGATGGAGTAGTCTAGGTGCTCCTCGTCCGGGAGAGGGGCGCCGGCGGGGAGCATGCGGCGGAGGACGTGCTCCCAGGATTTGTCCTCTTCTGTGGATTCCGACGCCATTTTAGGGTTTTCCGAGAGCGTTTGGAGGGCTAGAAAGTGCGggaaatttataaagaaagtgCGAGAATTCGAAGGAATCAACCTAAAGGTTCCATCGTCTTTTGGATCAGACGAAGCGAAAGAGTTTGTGAGTGTTGAGTTGTCAGCTGCAGCAGTTGGCAGAAAGAAAGTAAACGGAGGCCTTTAACGCCAGACTCCGTCTCTCTTCACTATATTCCGTTATATTTCACGTCATCCTGATTACATAtatgctttttttaatttatttttatgacatATGCATGAGTTAACTCCGTCATCTTGgatacttaattattattttaattttttaattttaaaacttcttataaaaattatttcaatattaaatttcGCAATATCGGTgtttaacttatattaaatCATATGAGCAAACTaagtattaatataattaatttaaataaaaaattcaaaaaattattttatttttaatcaaataaaacaaatatataattttctttctctctctttggtGTGAATCTCTAACAAAACATTTATCTTGAATCCTACTTTTTAAGTCAATAGagtctttcttattttttaaaattataaatcaatttaaaagttCTCACATCAATTATTGCCAATTTTTTTACAGGGCCGGTTTTCGGAAGTAATTTTCAATCataattcttattaaaaacaatatgaaatatagtttaaacgacttttatatttaaatatacatataatttaatcatGTAGATTTTTGTACTATAATCGTTACATTATTATTTCATAACGACTATTTAGAAacttaagttaaatttaaaataattttaaatgtctAAAAGTAggaatttaaacaaaaactgataagattaatcaattgttttttaatgGTTATATGATTAATCATATGATAATTTACTTCCACTCTTTCtctaaataatttaagaaaaataaaaggaaatataaaaCGTTATTTAAACTGAAGAACAAACTTTTTCTATTCTGACTAAAATTTAGCGgttttgttgaaaataatttattaaaagaatatctaatcatatattttttaagataattagtttaaaagtCAAAAAACTCTTTCATCACGCGGAAACATATACGTAATACGTTtatgtgtttatattttttattaaaatatataattttcaaaacgTAAAAAATTTGCATGAAtcgttttaaaaatatataattaagtttagaTGGAGAagttatgtaattattttatcaaataaagaaattattttaatttgttagaaatgatttttatttttagaaggacgtaaaaaattacaaaaaaaatgtatggTACAATGGTAGAGAagatttttgaataaataatttgtaaaagtgaTGCATAAGCTGTTTTTTATTGACTATATTtacaacataatttatttttacttaaatattagtatttaacatttatttataattaggttttattgttaaatatcaaactaatttttaatttaaatccttttcaaaataaattgataaacgTATAATGATATTAAACACAAATACAcgtaataaattaagaaaatgcaCTGGCACTATTAATATtcaatatcattattattaatattagaataatattaatactaaaCGAATGATTAAATATTACTGCATTACGCTAAGTGTAAAGGTTGCAaaaatctgaaaattttaagaatcgACAAGTGGCATTAGCTAAGTGGTTGCACCAACTAAATCccactttcaaaatttttagtGAAGTCTGAAACATTAGCTTNGTTTCCTTCACTTAAGAAACTCACACTTCCTCTTCCAAATTTTCTTTGCTCCTTACATTTTCCTCCAAAATCTTCTTCCNTTTTNTCATTTNCTCCACAAATCTAACTCNTATATTATACATTCCAGAAAATTTGTAGAGCATCCAAG
Coding sequences:
- the LOC106773019 gene encoding extra-large guanine nucleotide-binding protein 3 isoform X2, which codes for MASESTEEDKSWEHVLRRMLPAGAPLPDEEHLDYSIAVEYEGPPVPYDVPKVDPLEIGATASAVAVPIRTASIVSDHNASASIPVAMPVHPRFSRFGRVRNGGFDRAPPPPPPPRSPVESRRSSSVSRSQSQFDSRSGEVVYRSDYSGEVNDEDGASSASEASEQQSPPNSAPVPRSSAGAGKRPTIVTFHTPRDSEDDDGDDFPSPRSVATEPVGSPVGASPSRNKKRWICSRCGNSNRLKEKEACLVCDSRYCSNCVLKAMGSMPEGRKCVSCIGKPIDESKRPSLGKCSRMLSKVCSSLEINQIMKAEKECPANQLRPEQLIVNGRQLRQEELAEILGCPIPPQKLKPGRYWYDKDSGLWGKEGEKPDKIISSKLNIGGKLQTDASNGNTRVYMNGREITKIELRMLKLANVQCPRDTHFWVYEDGSYEEEGQNNIKGNIWGKASTRFICSLFSLPVPPANPPGVRDNSTNYSTRSVPEYLEQGRVQKLLLFGMEGSGTATLFKQAKFLYGNKFSTEELQNIKLMIQSNMYKYLSILLEGREQFEEEALAERESTSLEGEGSGQVQETAADGNKPSIYSINQRFKHFSDWLLDIMATGDLEAFFPAATREYAPMVDEIWRDPAVQETYKRREELHNLPDVAKYFLDRAIEISSNEYEPSDKDVLYAEGVTQSNGLAFMEFSFDDRSPMSEIYSENLNCPPPLTKYQLIRINSKGLRDGCKWLEMFEDVRAIIFCVALSDYDQMWPSSNGQLRNKLLASKDLFESLVKHPCFKDTPFVLLLNKYDAFEDKINKVPLSTCEWFGDFCPVRPHHNNHALAHQAYYYVAVKFKELYYSLTGQKLFVGQTRGRDRTSVDEAFKYIREIIKWDDEKDDDVYEINPEESSFYSTEMSSSPFVRQE
- the LOC106773019 gene encoding extra-large guanine nucleotide-binding protein 3 isoform X1 — protein: MASESTEEDKSWEHVLRRMLPAGAPLPDEEHLDYSIAVEYEGPPVPYDVPKVDPLEIGATASAVAVPIRTASIVSDHNASASIPVAMPVHPRFSRFGRVRNGGFDRAPPPPPPPRSPVESRRSSSVSRSQSQFDSRSGEVVYRSDYSGEVNDEDGASSASEASEQQSPPNSAPVPRSSAGAGKRPTIVTFHTPRDSEDDDGDDFPSPRSVATEPVGSPVGASPSRNKKRWICSRCGNSNRLKEKEACLVCDSRYCSNCVLKAMGSMPEGRKCVSCIGKPIDESKRPSLGKCSRMLSKVCSSLEINQIMKAEKECPANQLRPEQLIVNGRQLRQEELAEILGCPIPPQKLKPGRYWYDKDSGLWGKEGEKPDKIISSKLNIGGKLQTDASNGNTRVYMNGREITKIELRMLKLANVQCPRDTHFWVYEDGSYEEEGQNNIKGNIWGKASTRFICSLFSLPVPPANPPGVRDNSTNYSTRSVPEYLEQGRVQKLLLFGMEGSGTATLFKQAKFLYGNKFSTEELQNIKLMIQSNMYKYLSILLEGREQFEEEALAERESTSLEGEGSGQVQAETAADGNKPSIYSINQRFKHFSDWLLDIMATGDLEAFFPAATREYAPMVDEIWRDPAVQETYKRREELHNLPDVAKYFLDRAIEISSNEYEPSDKDVLYAEGVTQSNGLAFMEFSFDDRSPMSEIYSENLNCPPPLTKYQLIRINSKGLRDGCKWLEMFEDVRAIIFCVALSDYDQMWPSSNGQLRNKLLASKDLFESLVKHPCFKDTPFVLLLNKYDAFEDKINKVPLSTCEWFGDFCPVRPHHNNHALAHQAYYYVAVKFKELYYSLTGQKLFVGQTRGRDRTSVDEAFKYIREIIKWDDEKDDDVYEINPEESSFYSTEMSSSPFVRQE